AAATTTGAGGCAAGATCCTGATGAAAATGATTCTGGATTAACAGAAGGTTCTGAAATCGAAGATGTTGAGTTTCATTCAGATGAAGAGGATATTGGAATTAATGGTCAAACAGCTTATGAAGATTCAACGCATTTGAGGTTTTTTAATGCtacttatcttttattttttctctctttggaatagaagaataaatttcATTAGGGAGAAGACAGAAAAAACTGAAACTAGGGAGTGGGTAAGGGCTAGGTATCCTCTGAAAATGTGAGTATATATGGAGGAAAGGGCTCATAGGTGGCCATTAGATGTGTCAAAACTCTAatctatgtttatttttttgaatttttttatagttgGCTTccatgttaaatattattttaaatgtggTTTATAATTTTGACCTGTGTTCAATGTTGTGAATTTTTCGAAATGAACCTGGTTATTACTGACTTGTTACTTGGCATTAATTTTGTGTCACTGAATCGTTCTACAtctgttgtatttttttattttatttttattctagcTAAACCATCCTTTCATTTGACATTTTTGTTCCATGCAGCTTTTTCGATTTACATTTGCAACATAGTTTATCGAAAGAAGAAATTGACTGCAAAAGTAATGTGAAATTTAGCTGGGAGACTCCAGCAATTGGTATGAAAAATTGCAAGTGGATAGGAACTGGAAAGAACATTATGGAGGTATTTCAAGTTAAAATATTCTTTGGGTTTATCGTAAATTTCATGTCTTCCAACCTCTGATAATGCAAAATTTAGCACATTTTCATTGCCATTTGCCAGTCCATAGctttattgtaattttgtattACGTAGAATGCACTCACATGCACACAAGTTTGTAATCTCACTTTGACTAAATATAGATATTCTCACCTTCATTTGGCTGTATGCCTTGAAGTACATAATACATTGTTATCTCTTGCTTTCTTGTTTAGGGTTTGGATATCAATTCTTGTCACGGTCTCAAGGAAAAGTTGTCTGAACATTGGATGGATGTCTATAAGACATCTGGGGGCAAAGATATGAGTTCACCTAAACAAAGCATATTTTTCTCCCTTTGTAAGTTGATTGTGAATGATAATTATCAATTACAATATGTTGTGCATTTGCAATCATAATCATTAATTGCCTAAATCTTTGCACTGTCTTTCCCAGAGTGTAAATTCTGTGTATTCAGAAAATTTACTATTTCTTCTATTTTCTATTGGGCATTTGGTTTTAGGCAGCAGCTATCGGGATATACTTTACTGTAATAAGAGGCCTTTCTATCTCAAAGGCCTTGAAGATGCAAGTATTATGGATGCTTACATAATGCATTCTGTACGTATATTTCTGTATCATTCTATATGAAGTTATGGACTTTTTGAATGACTTTGATATAGTGATTTTTATACACAGCTGAATCATGTCTTCAGAACTAGAGACTCTGTGAAAAAAAATGATGCCAAACTGACCAAGCTTAAAGAATATACTGAAAGTGATAAATTTCGAGATCAAGGTTTTACCCGACCTAAGGTAAAGGTTCctaattgttttattatgatgcatatttttctttttttactttaatagcATTACCCAGTATTCTGCAATCTATTTTTTGTAGTACTCTTTACTTTGTCATATGAAATATATGTCAAGTAGAAAacaaacattttatttcttaacatttttaagggttaaataaGTTTTTGGTGCCTTCGAAATTGGTTTGTATTAATATTGATGCTTCCAATTCTTTCCCAGTGAATTTTGATACCCAAACATTTAATAGGTATGTGAATTTGGTCATAATAgttattttgttacttttgaatTAATGATACTGACATTTTATTTTGACAGTGTCACATGCTAGCATACCTAGCAATATCTTACCAGGTCCAAATTTGcatgtttattaaattttggtataaacaatattgaaaatattttagaggTACAAATTTAAAGGTGGGTCAATTTTGGAGGTATCAAAAacttatttaaccctatatttaATGGATTTTGTTTACTTGAAATTCATATTTCATGGTGGATTTGATAATGCTCCCCCTTTCCCCTATTCTTTGTTGcttgtttaattgattaactTAGTATTCCTCTGAAATGAACTTAAAGTTTAAAGTATGCTTCTATATTAAGAAATGCTAAGCATATCTTCATGTATATATGCTTTCTGTTTCTTGTGGTAGTTCTTGATAAACttagtatttcttttaatgAACTTTAAGTTAAAAGTAAGCTCTTACTTAATAATTTCTAAGCATATTTTATGTATACTTTTCTGTTTCTCTAGGTTTTAATATTATTGCCACTAGCAAGTATTATGTACCGTGTTGTAAAGAGGCTTATACATCTTACGCCTTCAGCTTACAAGGTATGTTGGTGTTCTTactttctaatatattttttgaagtaTTGTCATGCCAAGCATTTGAATTGATCCTTATTTGCATAACATGTTTATTAATGAGTTAATTGAAATGACACTCATGGCATAAAATTTAGCTGTCTTTACTTGATATAAGCTAGGTATGTATTAGGGAAGTATATGATCTGTCAAACTATGAATACAATTGATTTTCAACTATAGAAAATTAGATATCTCTCCATGCATTGTGTTATAATGATCGAGCAAGAACTCATGAACAAAGTAAAACATAGAAATGATAGAAAATGTTGGAGATCCCATATCCACTAAAGATGTGGCCAAATTATAGTacataagtgggtgcaaaccttatTACTTTACAAACTGGTTCTGTGAAGTTGAGGTAgacttaaagtctacttctaaGATGGAATAAGAGTTTATCGTATCAAAGGGTTGTTGGGCTTTTTGTGCTATCCGTTATCTGCTATTGGATCACTCATAAATATCTATTTCCAAGCTTGAGATGTATAGTCCTTGGCATGTCGGGATGTGTTGGAGATTTTGGATTGACTATAGATGTGaccaaattattatatataagtgagtgAAAACCGTACCACgttacaagctggttttgtaaAGTTGAGTTAAGTTTAAGTTTACTTTTTAGATGAAGCATAATATTCAGTGAATTTCGCGTAGATTAATGAAAGGAGCTTAGAATTTAGAGAACTTGTCTCTTTTGGTCTTGGCAATTCAATGGAACATATAGAACAATTCAACAATTTAGATTGAACAATAAAAGTGAATACGAACAAGATTATAATCGGTGCATATCAAAGGAAATACAAGAGGAACCATGAATAATTGAAACTCATGTATAAATATCACGAATGGGTATATGAAACCCATTTTTGGTGTTTAGTGTCTCACAGCCAACACAAGAACAATTAACAAAGGAAATGAAAAACATGGAAGAAGACACCATTTGATAGAGTCAAGACCAGTGCAAAAGAAAATCCCTGCTTGAAAgtaagaaattgaagataggatTTATTTAGTGAGTAGTTCATAATGTGAGAAGGTCAACAAATGTTTGTATAATGGATATAACCAATTcatattattgattttaatgcATTTCAAATTTCATGGGTAGTAAAATTCTAACGTGAGGGATGTGTGCATCGAACCTTCATTATTACTTTATAGGCCAAAATATTGCATATACATGTAACTTTAAaccaaaattttgtttgattcgtacttattaatattatctCTCTTACTGTTGTATTTTCCTGGAGCAAAATAAATAATTCCTTTGGTTCTCTATggtaattgtttttattttttcaggtCAATGTTGAACATAAGGATCGATTTACCACTAAATTTGGAAGTGAAGAAGATACAGGTGATATAGAAAATGTTGACGAGTCCGAAAATTCAAAAGCTCATAAGTCTTCCAAAGCATCTGACTTTCAAATGCTTTTTGGTGGAAATAATGAGGATGACTTCATGATTGGCATCAAATTCACAAGGTAATTATACTCTTATGTGTAGCattgtttaatgaatttattcTTTGGTGCATAAGAAGTGCACCTGAACATAGActattatattaagattatttcaATGCCAAAATTGTTTGTTATTCTAGTGGCAATTGGGTATGATGACCATTTGATAGGAGATCCATTATTGAGTATTTCCACTAATTGTTTGTTATTCTAGTGTCAAAACTGGCTTGTGGTTTGCATTGTAAATTTgctttatctttatttgatgTGAGatttccaacaaaatattttgttcATATTGGTGAAATGTGATCTAATGGAGAAGCAAGAAGGAGAGCATTGTTGCTTGATCCAATATTGAAGCTTGGTATTGGTTATAACTAAAACTGAGACTACATATGATTTTGACAACCTCTCTAACAACTAATGTTTGGAGACATTCAAGATACTAAATTTTCTTTGATAATCTAAACACTCTTTATATTACATCAAATCTAGTCTTTCATGGATGGATTCTCACTTTGTATTGGGGATGTTGAAGATTTGATTGCATTAAATTGAGAGATATGGTACAATTTGATAGGGAAATCATTATTAGAtattggttttgttttttattattctatcttttctttgttatattttagaattagaATACTTGAGTGTACACAACACATGAAATTGTTTATATTCCTTCTATATTTCTCTCTTATGATCTATTTCATCACTGATCCTTACAACATTTTATCAAGAGTCTAATGAGATGGAAACCCAAAGCGCTGCTTTCCCTTTGAGCCCATTGCACATAGATGTGAATTTCTTAGAAACTgtgtatgtgttttttttttcttgttttattttaccttCCATCACCGTCATTTTCCCGATGAATTTATTTTTGGCAAGCTTTTTCTATTAAGTTTCTTTTTTCGGTGAACTTTTTCCAGCCAGTGACCACCACTAGCTTATGCGAGGACTAGTTTTGCTGTTTGACATGTCTTGTCTTCTGAACAATTTTGCTCCCTTGGAGCTGCCTGCCACACTCTGAGACTCTTACTTTCTGTCAGCTGCCTAGTCATCTGAGCACTTTTGCTTTCTGATACCTGTCGTGTCCTTTGAACATATTTGCTTTTGGTAGTTAGCGTGTCCTTTGAGCGTTTTTGTTTGCCAACAGTAACTGTCATGTACTctgattaattttcttttcctacAACCATCTTGTCCTCTGAGTAATTTTTGCTTTCAGACAGCCACTCGTCATCTATCCATTTTCTCTCTCTGGATACATAATACATCCCAACTTGAGGTGGAGTGATGATTTGATTTGAGAGgataaaacatattaaagatTGATTGTCACTTTGACAATGAGAAAGTCATGTTTGGAAATATCTATTAGCTTTGTCATTTTCACTTTGTCAGCTCTAGCAACATATTGACTGACGTGATCACAAAATCTCTGGAGGGATCTTGTGTACGAAATTTGTAACAAGCTTGTCTTATATGACATGCTCTAACTTGAGGGGAGGGAGATATGTGATTTGGTTACTCAAAATAAGGAGATATGATATGATTTAGGGACATATCTTACCAAGTATTTTCCATTATTACCTATTAATTTTGTTCCTTATTATTTTATCTCTTCTTTATTATGTATAAGAATAATCATCATGTGTATGCAGCACATGAAATTCATTATGTTTATTCGCAGTTTCTCTCTTTTGAACATGGTGCAAAAGATCCTTTGTTATTTGTTTAGTTATCAATGCTTTCAATAGGAGAGAGAGGCATTAGGGAAAGTATAAAATGACTTCTTTAGCTCTGGTGAACAATTTGACATGTTGACTAAGTCACTCAGACTCTCATGTTGGTTACATTTGTAACAATTTTTGTTCATGGCATATATGGTTTAGTTCAGCTTTTGTAGAAGAGTTAGAAAAGTATTTTGAATAGTGACATTTATTGCATATATTCTTTAAATCCAGGATTTATTCTCTTGTACCCTATTATGGGATTATAAATGAATAACATAATGCTGTTATAAGACATCATTAATGTGTCTATACTATCATTTTAGATTCTTccaattttttaacttattctACTGTATTCCTCCAGTGAGGgctctaaaaataattaatgctAGGCAGCTTGTATTTCTATAATACAAATTCCTATCAATGAGACTCTCAGTGACTTTGTGAACATGTGGGTATATGACAACATTCATTATAGAATGTCTATACTAACATTTTAGATTATTCCAAATGTTTAACATATTGAACTGTATTCTTCCATTATCTCTGCTACTCTTTCTCTCAACTGCCCATGCTAAAATCAATTTGCTCACTCCCTATTTATTCCCTCTTACATTTCTTAGAATAAGACAATTTTATGTAGTGATGGTTCCTTTCAAATAACTATTTCAGACAAAAAGGGCTGTATAGTATGCTGCTTAGATACATATGCACGATATTACTATAGCATCCTCAATCTCATGGGAAGCTGATTTTTCAGTTTGTATTTGTTGGGACTTGCAATGTGAGATGATATTTCAgttctaatttaaattttatgctTTGTTCTCTACAGGAAGACAATCAAGTTGTTCAGTGATTTCCATACCTCAGACATTATTATTGCTTCAGCACTATGCTTGGTTAATGTAAGCATTTTTATTTCCGTTTATTTTagctttttttattcatatatgacTCTAGAGATTTTGTTAGGTTTCTGAGTAGGAAACCTAATTAACCACGATCACAATAGGCAGAAaagataatgaaagaatgaatttCTCTTATTAATGGTAATAGAATTCTCTAAACAAGCAtagttgggagcataacctctctcACAGGACTGGACTGTAGCCGCCGGTTaacaaactcaataatcaaaagcataacTCTAACAATAGAATCTggttctatttatattaaatatttccctagaatatagttctatttactataaatatctTATACCGAATATTTTCCTAGAACATAGctctatttattataattatcttataccGAATATTTCCCTATgatatagctctatttactataattatcttatacCGAATATTTTCCTATgatatagctctatttactataattatttctcGCCCATCCTAACTGCTACAACAATTAGGATAGTAACTCTTCAATCGATCGACTCCAGTTCTTCATCTCTTTCCATCGATCGGCTCCCGTTCTTCACCTCTTTCCACCGTTCGGCTCGAGCCCTCGCCTTCAGCCGTTCGGCTCGACCTCTccccgccttccaccgttcggttcccttcttcttctccctcaccaccttccaccgttcggctcgACCTCTTCCTGCTTTCCACCGTTCGGTGCCCTTcttctctcatatactttcttcttctctcgtaTACCTTCCAACCCCTAACATTATCTATTACCTTATATCCTATTAGATTTCTTTTGCTCCCTTTAGATTAACTTTATATTTGTTGGGAATTAACTTTATTCAGTTTTGGGCACTGTGTCCAACCTTCAAGTTCATATACCTTCTGGTATAACTAAAAGGTTTTAGGTATTCTAATACCGTTTGTTAGTATCTATTTGCCTTTTTTCTATAAGATAAACATTGGGCCAATTTGTATCAGTTGTTTAGTAAAAACATTGTATATGAATATGATATTATCCTTTGAGGGAACAGTCCCCATAATTTTCCTATATACACAGCGAATTGATTTCTATTGCTTTTCTGACAAGTGACCCTAAATAATAAACAACTTCTGTTAGGGTTTGATTCATAACATTTTTCATCTAAGAGAAAagttttagtgttttttaaactaaaaaataaaaataaaaattatgtcaaGTATAGAGAcccaactttttctttttgaaaattataacttCATTGTAATACTGTTGCTTGTTATCATGTGGCTTTTCTACTAATGTATAAAACACAcatgcttattttttttaaaattttctccgtattttgttccttttttaaaatatgaatttaaagattttttattcATTAGTAATCCTTAGTCTTATGAATGTgtgatgaatattttataaatgtattgcTTATAACATCAGATTGTTCAATTTTCTAGAAAATTGAGGAGGCCGGGATTAATAAGGAAAAAGATGTAGATTTTCTTTCATCCATAGAGGTAAGTTTTCCTAACTGTTATTGTTAGATCATATTTAATTAGTGACAAATGTATCTCAATGTGTAGTTACCCTGCATGTGGGGCATAAAATATGTAGTTGacagtattatttattttaaacaggTTCTGTTTATTGATCATGCAGATGTAATATCAATGCAGGTCTGTAGTGATCTTCCTTTAAATTACTGTAACAAATTGATTTTCCTGTTATTTTGACTACTATATGAATGTAGTTTCTCATTGATGTTAAAAACTTGCCAGAATTGGTCTCATGTTCATACGGTTATTGAACACTTGAATCGTTTACCATCCAAGCAACCTGGTACAGATGTAATGCGCATTAGACCTTGGTATATTCTATTGTAACTATCCTATGTTAaagttgtgttatttttttttctcatttattaGTGTTGACCCACAATTTTTTCCCtcgttttcattttcttaatttagcACAGAAAAATTATTAGCACTTAATTAATTGGAGCTATTTATCTTTAGATGAAGCTAGcagaataaattataatgaaggGTCTGCTTCAAGTCGTAGTGGTGTTTATTTGGAGAATTGGAGGTTTTCCATTTTTAACCATGCCATTGTGGTATcttatttgtaaaaaaactATCTTACATTTCTCACCAAAACCATTGTTGTGATTCGTAGAGTTATGTTTCATAGCTCTGCCAATTTATGTTATCTTGGAGAACATTGTGTTCAATTCTTTAAGAAGTGTTCAGTACcataatttttacatttcaaTTGCTAGAGTTTTGGTGTTATATATCTGTCAGTATGGTTTTGTCCTGTGAGATGGAAGAAGAGTTTCACACAGGCCCTTGTGTTAGATGCAATTAACAAAATTCAGTATATTGAGTTAATACAGCGTCATTGAGTTAATGCAGTATATATTGCACTGATTTATAAGAATacaattgaatatttaatggaaaataatatttttctaagcTAACGATGTGTTTGTCAAAGACATGAAAGAATAAGTCTGTTCTTTGACTTGCATTTGAACTCTCttatctttcatttattttttagttgttcTATGAATTACATGTTAAAGTTTGGTTATTAAAGGTATGTGGGGGGAGGTATTGGAAGTAAGATATACAAATCTAATTTGTCCACACCAGAATTTTGAGATtgtgtatttttatattttcttaggTATCTTGATGATCACGCAAGATTTTACAGGCAAACAATAATACTGGGTTTTTATTCAAATCCAGGTAATGGTCCTTGCTTCTTGTAGTGATGTCTTTTGAGAGCAAATTTGCATTATTCTGTTTGCCTTTACCTTTTATAGAGGAAGCTAGATCTCTTGAGCTTATGGATTTACAACTTTGTACCTTTCTTATTCTGTTCAATAATGGGATGTtagtttctagaaaaatgtattgtttttatttatttttttcacaaggTCATCCATCCTGCCTTTTTGCGTGAATAATTTTGGGTATTTGTGTTTACATTACAATTATCATAATAATCATGTTTTTAATCACATTggtgaaattttgattttttaattttccttttctgAAATTGTTAAACTTATGCTGCATTGCACCTTCATATATGGGGTGCCAAGTTATGCCTTTCCCATTCAATCCTTTTTTTTGTGAACATTTGAAACATAGCCAAGTCTATTATAATCTTTGCATTTTCTTGTTGCAGATATAAATGCTTCATTCAATCATCAGTGTGTTAATTATGAAGGGAAGGTATGTAACATATATAGTTTCACTGCCTATCTTTTTCATAGGTTCAAGGTTTTTGCACTGTTTTACCATGCAATTTCCTTACAGCACTGGATTTTAGCAGAACTGCAATTCGTCGTTGATGGCTTTTGCTTTCCAGCATTTTACTATATGGTGGATATGGCAGAGATTGGCCATCTTACACGATTga
This Vigna angularis cultivar LongXiaoDou No.4 chromosome 4, ASM1680809v1, whole genome shotgun sequence DNA region includes the following protein-coding sequences:
- the LOC108331998 gene encoding protein NUCLEOLAR FACTOR 1; its protein translation is MKTLNSMKTLGRASKLKRKREEGKGKKKKKRCNKEEKSKVVDIREPYNMLEDDHNEGEGFDNESTKSKVVENLRQDPDENDSGLTEGSEIEDVEFHSDEEDIGINGQTAYEDSTHLSFFDLHLQHSLSKEEIDCKSNVKFSWETPAIGMKNCKWIGTGKNIMEGLDINSCHGLKEKLSEHWMDVYKTSGGKDMSSPKQSIFFSLCSSYRDILYCNKRPFYLKGLEDASIMDAYIMHSLNHVFRTRDSVKKNDAKLTKLKEYTESDKFRDQGFTRPKVLILLPLASIMYRVVKRLIHLTPSAYKVNVEHKDRFTTKFGSEEDTGDIENVDESENSKAHKSSKASDFQMLFGGNNEDDFMIGIKFTRKTIKLFSDFHTSDIIIASALCLVNKIEEAGINKEKDVDFLSSIEVLFIDHADVISMQNWSHVHTVIEHLNRLPSKQPGTDVMRIRPWYLDDHARFYRQTIILGFYSNPDINASFNHQCVNYEGKVKLMCEYKGVLHKVLPEIRQIYERFDVDSIVEADDARFDYFITKVFPRIKDLDQGGTMLFTSSYFEFIRLRNFLKSKNASFCLLGEYTTQSDISRARLWFYEGSRKVMLYTERSHFYHRYKIRGVQNLIIYSLPERKEFYPEIVNMLDGSNNMTCTVLFSCLDKLRLERIVGTTPAKRMVAAEKGVFVFCH